In Candidatus Binataceae bacterium, the genomic stretch ATGCTCTCCTCGCTGACACGGATTGGTACGGTGCAGTATTTCAGGTCGCTGGCCAGTGCGCGCTGACCCAGAACGAGCACACTGTGCAAATCGGAGTGGGAGATGTTGGACTCATGGATGGGTCGCGGCTCTCGATGCGCTTATTTGAGAGCGGTTCGCAGTGGCTGTCTATTTATCTGCCGCGCCAGTCGCTCATTTCCCATCTCGGATTCGAGCCGCAGACTTGTTTATGTGCGCGCGGCGGAACCGTAGCAGCGCGCGTCCTCCGTCAGCTCGTTCTCGACGGTGTCGGAGGCGAAGAATCCACCGCCGCGCCGCCCTGCCCGTACATGCGGCTCGCCCTCTACGACCTCCTTGGCTCCCTATTTGCGCCCTCTGATCCGGGGCCCGTCTCTCGCCATGCGGATAGACTGTTCGCCCGCATCCGTCGCGTCATAAACGATCGCTGTGCCGATCCGGACTTCGGTCCTGCTCAGGTGGCAGCAGAAACGGGGATTTCGCTGCGCTACGTCCAGAAGCTCTTGACGGCGCGCGGCTGCACATGCAGCGAATTGGTCTATTCCATTCGTTTGGACCACGCCGCGCGCCTGCTGGCACGCCGGACGTCGCACGCTACAGGTCAGCATCTCAGCGAAATCGCGTACGCCAGTGGCTTTCGCGACTATACCCATTTCGCAAGAAGATTCCGGGATCGGTTTGGTCACACACCGGGCGCCCACCTGGAGGGAAGCGTGCTACTGGGACCCGGATAGTGCGCGCCCGCGCTGCTGAGC encodes the following:
- a CDS encoding helix-turn-helix domain-containing protein, which gives rise to ALLADTDWYGAVFQVAGQCALTQNEHTVQIGVGDVGLMDGSRLSMRLFESGSQWLSIYLPRQSLISHLGFEPQTCLCARGGTVAARVLRQLVLDGVGGEESTAAPPCPYMRLALYDLLGSLFAPSDPGPVSRHADRLFARIRRVINDRCADPDFGPAQVAAETGISLRYVQKLLTARGCTCSELVYSIRLDHAARLLARRTSHATGQHLSEIAYASGFRDYTHFARRFRDRFGHTPGAHLEGSVLLGPG